The Streptomyces sp. NBC_00483 genome contains the following window.
CCTGCCCCGCCGAGGTCAGCGCGAGGGTGCGGCTGCCGCGCACGAACAGCTCGGCGTCCAGTTCCGCCTCCAGGCGGCGCACGAGTTCGGAGGCGGATGCCTGGGCGATGTCCATGGCCCGCGCCGCCGCGGTGAACGACCCGAGCCGCTCCGCTTCGACGAAGGCCCTCAGCTGGTTGAGGGTCATGCGGCCACAGGTTAGTCCTGTGCCTGCCGCTGGGAACAGGGGGGTTGTCCGATGGTGGGCGGGCTGATTGGCTCGTCCGGGCCCGCACACCGCCCCCGCACACCGACACCTGCACACCGACACCCGCACACCGACACCCGCACACCGCTCCCGCCCGGAAGGCCCCTCCCGCCGATGACCAGCCGTCCCCTGTCGATCTGCCTCGTCCAGTCGGCCGCACACCATCACGCCGCGGACGACGGCCTGGACGCGTTCGCGGCGGACGTACGCCGTGTCACGCGCGCCCACCCCGGCGCCCGGCTGCTGGCGTACCCCGAGCTGCACCTGTGCGGCCACCGGCCGGACGAGGACCCGGCGACGGTCATGACGGCGGCCGCCGAGCCGCTGGACGGCCCCCGCGGCGCCCGTCTGGCGGACCTCGCGCGCGAGACGGGTGTGTGGCTCGTGCCCGGCAGCGTCTATGAGCGCGGCGCCGACGGTCTGATCTACAACACGGCGCCCGTGTACTCGCCCGAGGGCGAGCGCGTTGCCGCCTACCGGAAGATCTTCCCCTGGCGCCCCTACGAGACCACGGCGTCCGGCGCGGAGTTCGTCGTCTTCGACATGGACGGGTACGGGCGCGTGGGCCTGTCCATCTGCTACGACGCCTGGTTCCCGGAGCACACCCGCCACCTGGCCTGGCAGGGCGCCGACCTGGTCCTCAACCTCGTGCGCACACCGACCGTCGACCGCACCCAGGAACTCGTCCTCGCCCGGGCCAACGCGATCGTGAACCAGGTCGCCATGGCCAGCGTCAACGCGGCGCAGCCGGACGGGATCGGCCGCAGCCTCGTCGTCGACCCCGAGGGCCGGGTGCGCGCCGAGGCCGAGTCCGCCACGCACCAGATCGTCACGGACGTCCTCGACCTGGGGGAGGCCCGCCGGGTACGCACCCATGGCACGGCGGGCCTGACACGGGTGTGGGACCCGTTCACGGCCGGCCAGTCGCCCCTCGAACTCCCCTTGTACGCGGGCCGCATCGACCCCGAGCGATGGAATGAGGCGCTCCCGGACGGCGAGCGATAGGGCGGTGGCGTACGCCGAGGGCGCCGGCCACACATGGTGACCGGCGCCCATTCGCATGCTCAAGCAGCCGCCATTCAGGCCTGGTTGCGCATCCAGACCGTGGTCCAGGCGGGCAACTCCCCCTCGGGCAGCGGGTTCGAGGCGAGCAGCACCGTGCCCTGTGGCAGCGGGACGGACTCGTCCGAGAGGTTGCTGAGAACGTGCCAGCCGCCGCTGCGGGTGAAGTGCACCAACCCCCGCTCGGCGACGCCCGGGGCCGTGTCGGCCCACTCCAGCGTCTCGTCCGTGACCAGGTCGCGCCGCAGATGCAGCGCCTCGCGGTACAGCTCCAGGACCGAGTCCTTGTCACCGGCCTGGACATCGGCGGCGTACGAGCCCCAGCCGGCGGGCTGCGGCAGCCAGGAACCGCCGGGGCCGAAGCCGTGGCTCGCGCCCTCCCGGGTCCAGGGCAGCGGCACCCGGCAGCCGTCACGGCCCTTGACCCGGCCGCCGCTGCGTACCCAGATCGGGTCCTGGAGGTCCTCGGTGCGCAGGTCGGCGACCTCCGGCAGGCCCAGTTCCTCGCCCTGGTAGACGTACGCGGAGCCGGGCAGCGCCAGCATCAGGAGCGTCGCGGCGCGGGCCTTGCGCAGCCCCAATTCCCCGTCCGGTGACGGTTCCTGGCCGTCCGTCATCAGCCAGGCTTCCACGTCGGACTTGGTGGCGCCGGTAGGGAGGGCGTAGCGCGAGGGGTGACGCACCACGTCGTGGTTGGACAGCACCCAGGTGCTGGTGGCACCGGCGTCGCGGGCATGGGCGAGCGCGGAGTCGATGGTGGCCCGCATCGCGCCGGCTTCGAGAGGTGTGTTGAGGAAGTCGAAGTTGAACGCCTGGCCGAGCTCGGCCGCGGAGGCGTACGGGGCGCGCCGCGAGGAGCGGACCCAGGCCTCGGCGACGGCGAACCGCGGCGGCTCGTACTCGTCGAACACCCGCCGCCAGCCGCGGTAGATGTCGTGGACCGCGTCCCGGTCCCACAGCGGATGGCTGCCGTCGTCGGGCAGCTCGTCCGGCTGGTAGCTCTGCGCCTCACCGAGGTCGCGCAGCGGCTCGGCCAGATCCTTGGCGAGGCCGTGCGCGACATCGACGCGGAAGCCCGCGACTCCTCGGTCCGACCAGAACCGCAGCGTGGTGTGGAAGTCCTCGCGCACCTCGGGGTTGTCCCAGTTGAAGTCGGGCTGCTCGGGCGCGTACAGGTGCAGGTACCACTGGCCGTCGGGAACCCGGGTCCAGGCGGGGCCGCCGAAGCTGGACGGCCAGTCGGTGGGCGGGAGTTCACCCTGCTCGCC
Protein-coding sequences here:
- a CDS encoding glycoside hydrolase family 13 protein, whose product is MPQRPHPVGTGTDADWWRQAVVYQVYPRSFADADGDGIGDIRGVTSRLPYLAELGVDAVWLSPFYPSELADGGYDVADYRDVDPRLGTLDDFDAMVAEADRLGLKIVVDIVPNHSSHQHVWFQEALAAGPGSAARERYVFREGRGEQGELPPTDWPSSFGGPAWTRVPDGQWYLHLYAPEQPDFNWDNPEVREDFHTTLRFWSDRGVAGFRVDVAHGLAKDLAEPLRDLGEAQSYQPDELPDDGSHPLWDRDAVHDIYRGWRRVFDEYEPPRFAVAEAWVRSSRRAPYASAAELGQAFNFDFLNTPLEAGAMRATIDSALAHARDAGATSTWVLSNHDVVRHPSRYALPTGATKSDVEAWLMTDGQEPSPDGELGLRKARAATLLMLALPGSAYVYQGEELGLPEVADLRTEDLQDPIWVRSGGRVKGRDGCRVPLPWTREGASHGFGPGGSWLPQPAGWGSYAADVQAGDKDSVLELYREALHLRRDLVTDETLEWADTAPGVAERGLVHFTRSGGWHVLSNLSDESVPLPQGTVLLASNPLPEGELPAWTTVWMRNQA
- a CDS encoding carbon-nitrogen hydrolase family protein; the protein is MTSRPLSICLVQSAAHHHAADDGLDAFAADVRRVTRAHPGARLLAYPELHLCGHRPDEDPATVMTAAAEPLDGPRGARLADLARETGVWLVPGSVYERGADGLIYNTAPVYSPEGERVAAYRKIFPWRPYETTASGAEFVVFDMDGYGRVGLSICYDAWFPEHTRHLAWQGADLVLNLVRTPTVDRTQELVLARANAIVNQVAMASVNAAQPDGIGRSLVVDPEGRVRAEAESATHQIVTDVLDLGEARRVRTHGTAGLTRVWDPFTAGQSPLELPLYAGRIDPERWNEALPDGER